The following coding sequences are from one Lolium rigidum isolate FL_2022 chromosome 6, APGP_CSIRO_Lrig_0.1, whole genome shotgun sequence window:
- the LOC124668267 gene encoding putative glutamine amidotransferase GAT1_2.1 encodes MSPSPDLSRVLPRVLIVSRRTVRKNKFVDFVGEYHLDLIVGYGAVPVIVPRVAGVHTMLDSFEPIHGVLLCEGEDIDPSLYDNGADNNNDGLTPDQLEAVRRLHPSDAAVDHEKDSIELLLARRCLERGIPFLGICRGSQVLNVACGGSLYQDVDQELPSHASNTAVCHMDYADYDGHRHPVSVLPGTPLQEWFAESLGGEERDEMMVNSYHHQGVRRLAERFVPMAFAPDGLVEGFYDPDAYSPGEGKFIMGLQFHPERMRKAGSDEFDYPGCAKAYREFVRAVVAYQAKLAVVRRFQDVATRGAVTAAVAPKLSQDLEKQRRVLVRSFSLAKNMYFGAGDTKPAEAERRDLDAGAEFLETTAAALSSQQEKRLKQMGATVRNASGYLNSRLKVSADREAAARALMGKMSAAQLSSLAAFYRAMGNICSDVLDAKLQPTSPTLQE; translated from the coding sequence ATGTCTCCCTCCCCTGATCTCTCTCGCGTCCTCCCCCGCGTGCTCATCGTCTCCCGCCGCACCGTCCGCAAGAACAagttcgtcgacttcgtcggcgaGTACCACCTGGACCTCATCGTGGGCTACGGCGCGGTGCCGGTGATCGTGCCGCGGGTGGCCGGCGTGCACACCATGCTCGACTCCTTCGAGCCCATCCACGGCGTGTTACTCTGCGAGGGCGAGGACATCGACCCCTCCCTCTACGACAACGGCGCCGACAATAACAACGACGGCCTCACGCCGGACCAGCTGGAGGCCGTGCGCCGGCTCCACCCGAGCGACGCCGCCGTGGACCACGAGAAGGACTCCATCGAGCTCCTCCTAGCACGCCGCTGCCTCGAGCGCGGCATCCCGTTCCTCGGCATCTGCCGCGGCTCGCAGGTGCTCAACGTCGCCTGCGGCGGGTCCCTCTACCAGGACGTCGACCAGGAGCTCCCTTCCCATGCCTCCAACACCGCCGTGTGCCACATGGACTACGCCGACTACGACGGGCACCGGCACCCGGTGAGCGTCCTCCCCGGCACGCCGCTGCAAGAGTGGTTCGCGGAGTCGCTCGGCGGCGAAGAGCGCGATGAGATGATGgtgaacagctaccaccaccagggCGTGCGGCGGCTGGCCGAGCGGTTCGTGCCGATGGCGTTCGCGCCGGACGGCCTGGTGGAGGGGTTTTATGACCCGGATGCGTACAGCCCAGGCGAGGGCAAGTTCATCATGGGGTTGCAGTTCCACCCGGAGCGCATGCGCAAGGCGGGCTCCGATGAGTTCGACTACCCCGGCTGCGCCAAGGCCTACCGGGAGTTCGTCCGCGCCGTGGTCGCGTACCAGGCGAAGCTCGCCGTGGTGCGACGCTTCCAGGACGTGGCCACGCGTGGTGCGGTCACCGCGGCGGTAGCGCCGAAGCTGAGCCAGGACTTGGAGAAGCAGCGCAGGGTGCTCGTCCGGAGCTTCTCGCTGGCCAAGAACATGTACTTCGGCGCCGGAGATACAAAGCCGGCAGAGGCTGAGCGGCGCGACCTCGACGCGGGGGCCGAGTTCCTGGAGACAACGGCGGCAGCCCTGAGCTCGCAGCAGGAGAAGCGGCTGAAGCAGATGGGCGCGACGGTGCGGAACGCGTCCGGGTACCTCAACAGCAGGCTGAAGGTGAGCGCGgaccgggaggcggcggcgcgggcgctcATGGGCAAGATGTCCGCCGCGCAGCTCTCCAGCCTCGCCGCATTCTACCGCGCCATGGGAAACATCTGCTCCGACGTGCTCGACGCCAAGCTCCAGCCGACGTCTCCGACTCTCCAGGAGTGA